A single Kribbella aluminosa DNA region contains:
- a CDS encoding recombinase family protein has translation MVRIYLRHSTDKQTDARQRHALAPLLKAGAPVYDDPATSSRQLSLHRAGFTKLLDEAADVVTAYQEGAAVKALARQHQVAPEAIRLTAPLALHRAALQQSAALAADTATPAARKAHRVYATRIKTAEQ, from the coding sequence ATGGTCCGCATCTACCTGCGGCACTCCACTGACAAACAGACCGACGCCCGCCAGCGGCACGCCCTCGCCCCGCTGCTAAAGGCCGGCGCCCCCGTCTACGACGACCCCGCCACCTCCAGCCGCCAGCTCTCCCTGCACCGGGCGGGGTTCACCAAACTCCTGGACGAGGCCGCCGACGTCGTAACCGCCTACCAGGAAGGCGCCGCCGTCAAGGCCCTGGCTCGCCAGCACCAGGTCGCCCCCGAGGCCATCCGCCTCACCGCCCCGCTCGCCCTCCACCGGGCGGCCCTCCAGCAGAGCGCCGCCCTCGCCGCCGACACCGCCACACCCGCCGCCCGCAAGGCCCACCGGGTCTACGCCACCCGGATCAAAACCGCCGAACAGTAG
- a CDS encoding response regulator: MRVVIAEDLFLLRDGLTRMLRARGVQVTAAVDNGPDLLAAVAADRPDVAIVDVRLPPTFTDEGLRAALKARREAPGLPVLVLSQYVEPLYARELLTDNAGGIGYLLKDRVMRSAPFIDAVRRVADGGTAIDPEVITRLLTHNSSDTTLATLSPREREVLTLMAEGRSNTAIAQHMVITERAVAKHTTSIFHKLGLQPSDDDNRRVLAVLAYLNR, translated from the coding sequence GTGCGCGTTGTCATTGCCGAAGACCTCTTCCTGCTGAGGGACGGCCTGACCCGGATGCTCAGAGCACGCGGAGTTCAGGTCACCGCCGCCGTCGACAACGGGCCGGACCTGCTCGCCGCCGTGGCAGCCGACAGGCCGGACGTGGCCATCGTCGACGTCCGGCTACCACCCACCTTCACCGACGAGGGATTGCGCGCCGCGCTCAAAGCCAGACGGGAGGCGCCCGGGCTGCCGGTTCTGGTGCTGTCGCAGTACGTCGAACCCCTGTACGCCCGCGAGCTGCTGACCGACAACGCAGGCGGCATCGGCTACCTCCTCAAAGACCGAGTCATGCGCAGCGCCCCCTTCATCGACGCGGTACGCCGAGTCGCCGACGGCGGCACCGCCATCGACCCCGAAGTCATCACCCGCCTGCTCACCCACAACTCCAGCGACACCACCCTGGCCACACTCAGCCCCCGAGAACGCGAAGTACTCACCCTCATGGCAGAAGGCCGCTCCAACACCGCCATCGCCCAGCACATGGTCATCACCGAACGAGCCGTCGCCAAACACACCACCTCCATCTTCCACAAGCTCGGCCTGCAACCATCCGACGACGACAACCGGCGAGTCCTCGCCGTCCTGGCATACCTCAACCGCTAA
- a CDS encoding GNAT family N-acetyltransferase: MPVHREDTTPGSPPQMEVHVVTPDRWNDLVQLFERKGPRGGVPIPGHCWCMLWRDEQGPADRRKAALKATVDQGRYPGLVAYIDDRPVGWVAVAPRADHSRLERSRQYGPTAGDHDVFAVTCFYVDRDVRGRGIASALLDAAIDHARERGAVALDAFPKTNLAPHAQASRRAEENDSWMGRRASYEARGFLTLRDAGARTVMRLTFNPDRRID, translated from the coding sequence ATGCCCGTCCACCGCGAGGACACCACCCCGGGGAGCCCTCCCCAAATGGAAGTACATGTAGTCACTCCTGACCGCTGGAACGACCTGGTCCAACTATTCGAACGCAAAGGTCCACGCGGTGGCGTTCCGATTCCGGGTCACTGCTGGTGCATGCTCTGGCGAGACGAGCAGGGGCCGGCCGACCGCCGCAAAGCGGCGCTGAAGGCCACCGTCGATCAAGGCCGGTATCCGGGGCTCGTCGCCTACATTGACGACCGTCCGGTTGGCTGGGTCGCCGTGGCGCCACGTGCGGACCACAGCAGGCTTGAACGATCTCGGCAGTACGGGCCAACTGCTGGAGACCATGATGTCTTCGCCGTCACCTGTTTCTACGTCGATCGCGACGTCCGGGGAAGAGGTATAGCCAGCGCGTTGCTGGACGCAGCGATCGACCACGCGCGAGAGCGCGGTGCCGTCGCTCTTGACGCGTTCCCGAAGACGAACCTCGCACCGCACGCCCAAGCCAGCCGCAGGGCCGAGGAGAACGACAGTTGGATGGGACGCCGCGCCTCATATGAGGCACGCGGGTTCCTCACTCTCCGCGACGCCGGCGCCAGAACCGTGATGCGTCTGACGTTCAACCCGGACCGACGGATTGACTAA